The following DNA comes from Moritella sp. 24.
ATGATGAACATAGCAAGAGTGCTAACATCGTTTTTTTCATAACTTTTCCTTTGTTAGATGAAAAAACAAGTATAGATCTAATACTTTAGGTATAGTGTAAGGGTATGTAAGAATAAGACTCATTCAAACTATGATGCTAATTACTTAACACTTATGAACTTTTTTTAGCCTATAAACATGCTCGGTTTATCATTTTAATTGCACAAAAATAACACCAATTAAGTCTCAAATGGACCCAATCAGTTTCCAATAAACCTTATTATCATGTATATCGCCTTAATATAGACTGTTTACATGATAATAAATAAAACAAAATTCAACAAAATCCCGCTCGCCTTGGCCATGATGATCATTGCCACAGGACAAGTAGGTGTCAGCATTTATCTGCCTTCACTGCCATTAATAAGCCGTGACTTAGGTGTATCTCAAGCGGACGTCCAGCAACTTGTTACCCTCTTCTTACTGGGTTTTGGACTATCACAACTTTTCTATGGGCCGCTATCAGATGCAATTGGTCGTCGTCCGGTATTTTTTCTGGGTCAAGGTATTTATTTACTGGGTACGCTCATGTGCGTATTACTGCCAGACAGCTATAACGCACTGATTGCAGGACGCTTATTACAAGGTTTGGGCGCAGGCAGTGCATCGGTATTGGCTCGTAGCGTGATCCGCGATAGTTACAGCGGAAGTCAATTAATACAAGCACTGTCTTATATGTCGATAACCGCATCAATACTGCCAATTGTCGCCCCTGTGGTTGGTGGTTGGACGGCATGGCATTTTGGCTGGCAGTCAGTGTTTAGCCTTGTACTGGTTTATCTCTTGGCTATTGTCACTTTAGGTTATTTTGTGTTGCCTGAAACCTTACCTCACCCAGTCAGCAAGTTTAAGATCAAAGAGACAATAAGCGGCTATTGGCACTTATCCAGAAACTACCAAGTGATTTCATCAGCCAGTTATAATTGGATTGGTTACTTATCGACGCTGGTATCCGTGTCGCTGCTCCCCTTCTTATTACAAGACGGGTTGAAACTCAGTGCTGCAGACTATGGTGAAGTGATGATCATTCCTTCTGCGGGCCTGTTAATCGGTAGCTTAATATTGAATAAATTAAATAAACGCTTCACCACCAATCAACTGATGTACTTAGCATCGAGCATTATGATGATGGCGGGTTGCTGGTTGGTATTTAATGAGATGTCGTTAGTCAATCTGATATTTGGTTTTACCCTGTTAACGATCGCACAAGGTATCAGCTTTCCACTGTCAATAAGCATGCTGCTTGCCCCGCACAGTAAGCAAGTCGGTTCAGTTTCAGCCTTATCTGGTTCAGTGCAAATGTGTTTTTCAGGCGTTGTTGGTGGGTTCTTGATTAAACACTTTATCGACAGCCAATTAAGTCTAGGCTTGTTCTATTTAATCACTGGATCATCTATTGCTTTAGTGCTCACCCATAGTCGTCACAAACAGCGCCTTGCTGCGAGTGCTAAATGTTATCAATAACGCGAACGTCATGACCCGTCGACTCTAAGAATAAGTTACTTTGTGCCTTGGTCAATACGTATGTTTCAGTATTGATCAAGGGATGGCATTGAAATGCCTCTTGCTGCCAAATGTCATCGTCGATTAGCAACTCCACATGACACTCTTTATCATTATTCAGCGCCAATAAAGATACCGAACCAGGCATCACACCTAAATACTTATTTAACCGCTCTGAAGAAGCAAAACCTAAACGTGATACCGTCAATTGCTTAGATAACAGTTTTAAATCAACCTGCTTGTCTGATGTCGTTAATAATAGAAAATGCCGACGACCCGGATTATCTCGTAGAAATAGGTTTTTTATCCGCGCGCCTTCGCGTTGTAAGTTTAACTTATCAGCGGCATCACACGTGGCCAAAGCTGGGTGTTGGTAACGGAGCGGCTCAATACTAAGCTCGGCAAGTAATACATCAAGTGATGCTTTGGTGTTCATAGTTTACATAACCCCTTAGATACGCCAATATAATAAATAGAGTCGCACTATACTCGTATTCATTATCAAATTAAATAAGGGGGCTGTATGTCAACATGGAAGTATCTTGTCGTGGTATGGATTTTATTGCTAAGCGGGTGTACTAACATACAACAACTGCGCGATCTGGAGGTGAGTTTAGTTAAGATAGAACCAGTACAACCTGTCGGATTATCACCTCGTTTCAACGTGCACTTATTAGTGACAAACCCAAACGCGCAAGATTTAAATATTGAAGGCATAAGTTTACAGCTTAACTTGGCCGATCAAAAAGTCTTGTCAGGTGTATCTAACCAGATTCCGGCTCTCACCGCTTACGGTGAAACACCAATAGAAATACAAGCAAGCGTCAATCTATTTTATATATTCAAAGTACTTAAATCATTAAACCAACAATCCGCTGAAGGAATTGAGTACCAACTTAAAACAACCATAGATCCAGACGGTTTTGTGCCGTTTAATGTGACTAAAGAAGGCATTTTAGATGAAGATATTTTGCAAGGACTGACTACGATATCTAAGTAGCAGAATGGCGCAATACAGAACGAATAAAAAGTACAGAACTGAATAAAAAAATACCGCGCACAATGAAGTGAGCGGTATTTTTATACGGCTAAAGCCTAACCATTATTTCTTCGCTGGACGGCGACGACGTGGTGGTTGTGAACGTTTTGGTACATAACCTAAGATAGACTCAGGAATACCAACTTTCGCTTCAAAACCTTCAACTTCTTTACGTTCGATAACGTGATCTAACAGTTGCTCGATAGCGCATAAGTTACGGAAATCATCACGAGATACAAATGAAATCGCTTCACCCGTTGCACCAGCACGGCCAGTACGACCAATACGGTGAACATAATCAGCCGCTTCTTCAGGTAGATCGTAGTTTACTACACGATCTAAATCATCAATATCAATACCACGAGAAGCAACACCTGTAGCAACAAGCAAGCCTAAATCACCCGCTTTAAATTCTGCTAATAACTGCTCTCGCATCGCTTGACTACGGCCACTGTGGAAAGACTCAGCCTTAATACCACGTTTTTCAAGTTGGCTTACTAACTTAGCTGCACCACGTTTTGTTTCAATAAAGATTAACGCTTGCTTCCAGTCATTTTCAATAATCATGTGACTAAGCAATGCCGATTTCACATCTTTATCAACAACAGTTAACCACTGTTCAATTTCTTGTGCAGTTGTATGCTCTGGTTCAATTGAGATTTCCATTGCATAGTTAATTGCTGTTTTTGCCAAGAAACGTACTTGGCTAGACAAGGTTGCTGAGAACAATAAGTTTTGACGGTCTTCTGGTAAACGCTCAATGATTTTATTGATGTCGTTAACAAAACCCATGTCTAACATTCTGTCTGCTTCATCGATAACTAATACTTCTAGTTCGTCAAAATGAAGTGCACGTTGATGAGCCATATCTAATAAACGACCTGGCGTCGCAACCAGAATATCAACACCTTCAATTAGACGTTGTTTCTGTGGTTCCATATCAACACCACCGTACATCGCCATTGATGTTAGGTGTAAATGTTTACCGTATTGTTCAACGTTTTCTGCTACCTGAACTGCCAATTCACGTGTTGGAGTTAAGATCAGCGCACGAATACGTTTCGCACGTAATGTGTGTTTATGGCTGAACTTTTGTAATAGTGGTAATACAAAACTTGCAGTTTTACCCGTACCCGTTTGCGCAGCGGCAATCAAGTTTTTACCCGATAAAATAGCCGGAATTGCTTTTTGTTGAATCGGAGTCGGTTGCTCGTAGCCTAATTCGGCTACTGCTTGGGTAATTAATTTGTTTAATCCAAACTTAGAAAATGGCATTTATAATCTCAGGTGTTTGATAAATAAGATAACTGTTAAGATTGGAATAAGTAACAGTTGGATATTGGCGTGCATTCTAACACGAAGCAGAGACTAACGGGATAATTTAACGTTTACTGTTTTTATTTCGATACATCAGCTGATCAGTTTCTTCAATCATCTCCTCAAGAAATGTCATGGAGGCATAATTAAATGTCCGATGACCATAACTAATCGATGTTATTTCATCCGTATCATATTCTGACACTGCTGTTTTATAACAGTCTAATATACGTAATGACAGTTTTTCTAAATGATGGTCGTAATCATATTCATCACTAAAAGACGTCATAATAATAAACTCATCACCACCCATACGGGCAATAATATCACTTTCTCGACCATTCACAGTCAGTACATTGGCAAGGGTTATAATACATTGATCGCCAATCTGATGACCATGCCTATCATTGATCCGTTTTAGATGATCAATATCGAGATAAACAATGCCAATAGTTTGTTTGGCTCGTCGCGCTTCTTTAATACGCTGTTCACCTAAAAAAGAGAGTCCTCTACGATTATGAATACCCGTTAACTCATCTGTTAATGCTAAGTCTCGGATCTCTTGATAATCACGTAACATTTTTAAATCAGCAGTAATAAGACGACAGAACTGTTCGAGTAATTTGATTAACGCAGGAGAATGTTCGGTTTCTTTCGTATCAATAATACAGAGAGTACCGAACAACTCACCACAAGGCCAAAATATCGGTAGGCCACAATAAGAACGGATTTGACCTTCGGCAACAAGCGGAGACTGTTTCCAGCACGCATCCATTTCAGCATGCTCGACAGTAAGTTGCTGCTTCGTTTCAATAATCTTACGACAGAAGCTGTGAATATCCCATGACCATGTATCATTACGAGAAAGAAAGTTATCCTTGTTTTGGCTCGCCACCACCACATTAAATTCATTTTCGCGTAATTGCACAATCGTACCACTTGCAGAGCCGAACAACTCCGCAATCAAATCCGTAATTTGCTGCCACTTATTTAAATCAATGATATTTTGTTCTGAACGAGATAAACAAGCTTGATTATCAACCATGGAGACTTTCCTTTCATACCTGAAATAATGATGACGCTAAAATAAGACAATAAATAGAGGGCTTAGTTTCTTAACGATTGTTTCTTTAACTCTTAACTTCTTTAACTTCTTTAACTTCTTTAACTTCTTTAACTTCTTTAACTAAAGCATAGAAACCAATATCTTGAATGAGTTACACGCTATTTATGTCATATTCTAACAAATTGTTTACGGAAATGAGTTTATGAAAGGGGGCATTTGTGACAAGTCAGTCAAAACGAATGTTGGACAGTTTCTTTACTGCCCAACATTTAAATATACCTAAAGTAATACAATATGCTGTATCGATACTCATTAAGTCATATGCAGATACTCACGATTAGCTCAGTGGCACCGCCTTAGCGACCAACTTAAGGTGCGCTAAGAACTGTTGCTTGTCCATCTCACCCACAACACGCAGCTGTTTAATTTCTTCACCGTCAGCATCAAAAAACAGCATACTTGGTGGGCCAAATAACTGCGCTTTCGCCATCCATGTTGATTGAAGATTAGTATTGTCGGTAATATCAAACTTCAACGCATTAATAGATCTCATTTTAGCGGCGACGTTCATATCCGAAAAGACTTGCTTATCCATCACTTTACACGACGTACACCAGTCCGCATAAAGGTCAACCATAGTCACGACTTTAGGCGCAGTTAAGTTATCAATAGCCTTATCGATAACTGCTACTGATGCTGTTTTAGTAAATAACGGTTGCCTCGCTTGCGCGATACTTCCACCATTCACATTTTGCGTATTACGCTGACTAATATGCTGTAGTGGATCAGCGAGATCATCAGCGCCAGTCATCATACCAACCAATAACATCGCACCATAAACTAACGACATGAATACCACCACATGACGTAACCATAAACGGTTGGACTGTATATCCGCAATACTATGGATGTACATTGCACTACAGATAATCAGTAATGCCCATAACCCTAATGTCACAGCGGGTGCAGAAAAACGGCTCACCAATAATATCGCGATAGCCAGCAACATCACGCCAAACCCTTGCTTCACTCGGATCATCCAAGGACCACTGCGCGGTAAGAACTTCCCACCTGATGTCCCTATAATCACTAATGGTACGCCCATACCTAACGCCATGACAAACAATACACCACCACCGAATAACCAATCCTGAGTGGTCGACACATACAATAACGCCCCAGCTAATGGCGCTGACACACAGGGTGATACCACTAAAGCAGAAATAGCCCCCATCATGAATACCGTAAATACTTTACCGCCAGTTAATCGCTGCGATTGATTATTTAACGCAACCTGTAGACGTGATGGCAATTGCAGTTCGTAAACCCCAAACATGGCTAAAGCTAACAACACGAATAATCCAGCAAAGATCACTAACAACCAAGTCTGTTGCATTGCAGCCTGTATATTAATGCCTTGCCCAACGGTCGCCATGAGTACACCAATAAGAGCATAACTCGATGCCATACCCAGCACATACGCCAACGAGATATAAAATCCTTTCCAACCCGTCATCCCCGCACCTTGACCACCAATAATACTCGACAAAATTGGGATCATCGGTAATACGCAAGGGGTAAAAGCAAGCCCTAACCCTAATATAAAGAACAATAGCAACGCTTGTGAACGACCTGCACCAGCTAACATACTCGCTAATCCTTGGCTGTCATTTGCTGTCTCTGTCACCGTATCCATCAACTTATTTGTTGGTGCTATAGCCTGTCCTTTTACAGCAGTAGAAAGTGCAACATCACTCATCTCTATCGCATTTCTATCTATCGCACTTCTATCTATCGAATTTATATCAATCGTCTTACGTTGTGGTAGATAACACAATCCACTGTCTGCACAGCCTTGGTAATTCACTTTCACGCTGCCACTGCCAGTGAAAGGTAAAGTAACGGTTAGTGCTTGATGATAAACCTTAACCAAACCAAAATTAGGATCTTGCTTCTGTTCTGCTTCCACTGAATATTGCGGCTTAGCTAAGCTAATATTACCATCGACAACTTTAAACGAAAAACGCTTGTGGTAGAGATAATAGCCCGGCTCAGTCGCGAAGCTTAATACCAACTTATCACCCTCGTTTGAACGTACAATTTGAGACGAAAATGGGAAAGCTTGCTTAACCGTCAAAAATACGGACTCTGTATTACTGTTACTTTGCGCTAACGCAGAAACGCTGGTACTCATTAATAACATCAGGAAAATACAACACTGTGCAATAACCTTATTTACTTGTAACGATACTTTCAAAAGTGCCTTCATAATAAAAAATCCGTATTTTGATGTACATTCAATTGAGCATCAACTAATGCAAAACCTATCTCTTCAGGTACGACTAAACGAGGGTTAATCGTTAATGCAGTACTCATGATCCCAGCTTGCAAGGCACTATCAGCGACGACTGTCACGGAGATGACTTGTTTGTGGGTATCTTGCGAAGCTAAAATATGAGAACTTTCTTCATCTGAAAATTGCTGTCTACGCGCATAATGTGCAGATGTGGTGAGCGCTTGATTACACAGGGGTAATGCAAATAAAGCCTGTGTTTGCTCATGAGGGTTAACAACACCAACAACAAAGTCACTGCCATCAACTTTGCAGCCTGACGCTCTAATATCACCACCAAAGTTAACCAACACACCACGACTCGTTTGTTCCGCTATCGCTAACGCTTGATCCACAGCGACTTCTTTGATCACACCACCGAGATCTAATCGTGTAATGGGGTAATTCACGACTAGTGTATTGTCTTCAATGTCCCACACCGCGAGCCCCATATAAGGAGCCGCAGCTTGATAGACTTGCTCGCGCGTGGACGTGCCATTTTGCAACAGTGCTTTGACCGTACCCACTGTAATATCAAAGATACCTTGTGTTAATGCACTGTATTCACGCACTTTAAGTAAAATATCACGGGTTTCCGCATCAATAACGACACGCTTACAACTGCGTTGGTTAATCAGTTTTGTTAACATCGATGTGTCAGAATAAAAATTAAACTTTTCTTCTAAACGTCGTGTATTCGCTTCAATATCAAGAGCTAATTGCGCCGCATTAGACGCAATTAATGTCACTTCACACGGTACAGTCATTGCCATAAAACGATGTACGTAAGGTGTTTTAATAGTCATATGTCACTCCTACGGCCCACCATTTACTCGCATAACCATTACTTTGTTCATAATAGGCCGCAAGTGCATTCATCCGCCATTTAGCTGATAGTTTGATGCTGGCACCAAGTTCATAAGCATTCGCATTAAAATCACCGAGTCGAATATCTGACGTTGCATAACCTGTCGATGCAAATGTAGGATCGGCCGCTTTCGGGTCAATGAAGAAGTTTGCGCCTTGTTGGTTATACCAGAAATAACCCGGTGCGAACGTTAACCAATCAGTGACTTTTACACTCATTTTACCACCGAGCTGATGCGACATAACCCCCCAGTCATCAGCGAAAAACTTATAACGAGGGCGTACGACAATACTGTCACTCACGCTATAAAATGTCTGTACATTTATCCCGCCAGACATGCGTGTATCCGGACGAGAATCCTGCCCTAAAAAGACTTCATCATCACCAATAATACCGTCACCATCAATATCAACCTCACGTAATACAGTGAGATAATGGTTACTTAAATAGCCACTTTTATGCCCGCCATAAGCCGTAAAGATGGCATATAGATTCGGCGTAAATACTTGTGATACACCGACTTCCACACTAGAGGTCAGAATATCTTCCCATTGCTGGGCATTACCGCCATTTTTATATTCTTGAAATGCTAATGTTTTATCCGCAAGTATTGAACCGCCAAGACTAAATGAGCGATTTTTACTGCTGTCTGTGTAAAATAACGCTTTCGCATTAGCACCCATGCTTTTGTAATCTTCTTCTTGCGAATAGTTCACACCAACAGTCCATTCATCTCGGTCTTTATCACGAAAAGTAACATTGGTTGACGCAGAATAACGCGTATCTTCTAGTTCTACAGGGCGGACTTCATAGTTATCACGGTAAGGGTCATAACCGGCACGGATAACTTCCGAGGTCATATTCTGTGCATCTTGAGTAATCTGATCATGAGAACCAGATGGCGGTGTAGTTGAAACCCAAGCTGGTGACGCGCCAGATACAGTGTCATAACCCAACTCTGCGGTAATAGTCCAATCCAATCCAATGTTTTTCTCTACAGACAGGAGGTTATCACCAGCATTTACTTTATCGCCGTATTCTTCAAAACTCATGTGATGGATAGAAATATGATCAGCGGCTGATACTGAACCAGCAACAAGACCGAGTAAGGTTAAGGGTAATTTTATATTCATTATGTTATTCATCTTTAATTAGTTACAACCGTGATTTATCCGCTATTCCTTATAAATCACTCACGATAGAATTAGCATCTATTTACAGGCTAATAATGTTAAATGCGGATCATGTGTTTTTAGTTACAGCCACAACCGCCACCACCGACGCCATTACCACCGATAGAGCCTTGTTTGTAGGCAAAGACTTTTTCAGAAAAGACATCAAATTCAGGTACTTCACCACCCGGCTTCATCGCCTTTTTCGCAAGCGTCCCTTTTTGCCAAGGTTTAACAGGTTTCACACTAAACCAGTCACTAATCGCCGAGAACAACGATGGCTCTTCGCTCTCATCACGAGGCTCAGGGGCAACAAATGCTGTCGTATTTAAAATTGGATGAATAGGCACCGAGGTTGGCATCACTGTCGATGTAGGTATCACTGGCGGCTTTAGCACTACTGCTGTTTTTGGTATCACAACCGCAGCTAATGGCAGTTGCGGTTTCACTGCCTGATTAACAACAGGCTTAGCCTCAGTCATCGTTGCTGCGACTGGTGAAATAGGTGCAAGTGTCGGCGTTATTTTTAATGGTAAGGGATGTATCACAGGTGCTTTCGAAGCTGGTTTAGGCTGTACTTGTACCGGAGTAATAACAGCAACAGCAGACGTTTTAGGTTCAGCAACCACTTTAGCTTCCATAGATGACTCCGTAGTAGGTGCCGTAGTAGGTGCCGTAGTAGGTGCCATAGTAGACTCCGTAGCAGGTGCCGTAATAGCTTCTGCGTCAACGCGAGACTCTGCGATAATTTCAGGTTTAGGTTCAGGTTTTTGTTTCGCCTGCACAGATGGATGCGCTAGCTCTGCAACAGTTTGTTGGCTTTTATACACGATACTTGATACAGATTCGGTTACTTGATAGCGACCACTTGGATCCGTTTCAACAACTGCAGCTTGTAATCCGACACTCAGCAAAGCAGACGCTAATAATGTTAATTTTGAATAGTGTTTCATTGACTCAACCCCATCGCTGCGAGATCGCTGGTAATCACATCACCGATATGATTAATCGCACCATAGCGGATCTTTAATACTTGTCCCTGATAAACATAATACAAGGCAGGCATACCTATAGGTTGAAAGTCATCAACGAGCGTTTGCTTATCATCATTTACAACACGGAAATTGATCCCCAATGATTGCTGAAAGGCAATACCTGCCGCAGCATCCTCGTCCACATCAACACCAACAACATCAACCCCTAAGGCACTTAATGCAGGTACAATCTGATTAACTTCAGGTAGCTCGGCACGACAAGACACGCACCACTCGGCAAAGAAATCAATGAGCGAAACTCGATTTGGATCCAACCCAAGTTGCGCTTGAGCTGACGCAGAAAGCATTTCACCTTCTTGATAAGCATGCGCTTGGCTAGACAACAATAAGGTGAACACCACAAGCCACTTTTTAAACATAACTACCTCTATTACTTTTAATACGATTAATTTATAAAACGGGTTTATAAATCATCACTGATGAATCTAATTGATGAAAAAAGAGAGACAAACTACTCCCCAAACACAATTCTTTCCGTGGTTTTAACGTTGACAGCATCCTTGAAATAAGCCGCTAAGTCAGTGCTATTACTGGCATCAAATACAGCACCACGAGAGCCCGCGCATTGTTTGAATTGCTGAATACGATCTGCAGATACCCCAAAACCGATAAAACTCACTTCAATATTTAAATCCTGCTGAATCGCATCACACAAACCTGCAGCCATTAAGTCATTAAAATAATCTCTTCTGCTGTCGTCACCGTCTGTAAACAAAATCAGACGTTGAGTCAGCGCTTTAGATTGAACAGGCACTACTTTCCATTCTTTTTGCCATTGCTCGGTGAGTGTTCTAACCCCCCAGATAAATCCTTGATAAGAGGCTGTGCTACTGCCACTTGTTTCTAACGAATCAACATGACGCATGACCTGATCAAGATCGCTGGTTAGCGGTAAAATAAATGAAGTTTCACTACAGCGGTCGAGCCAAGGGTCCGGCGTTATTTCATTAAAATTCAGGCGGTCAGAGGCATAATTTAACGACTGCACCGTTTTGTTTGCATCTAGATTACCGCCGCTATAGACCAGACTATCGACACACTTAGGACTTGCGCTAGAGTTTGCTAGCCAAGGGGCGTCCGTTATACCGACACCCGTTTGAAAAGGCACAACAGAAAAACGCACCTGATTACTCTTTGGGTCGATATCATTAATCACGTCAGTAATTATTTTTTTCAACTCAGGTAAGTCCCACGTCATTGACCCTGAAATATCCAACACAAGTGAAAA
Coding sequences within:
- a CDS encoding multidrug effflux MFS transporter → MIINKTKFNKIPLALAMMIIATGQVGVSIYLPSLPLISRDLGVSQADVQQLVTLFLLGFGLSQLFYGPLSDAIGRRPVFFLGQGIYLLGTLMCVLLPDSYNALIAGRLLQGLGAGSASVLARSVIRDSYSGSQLIQALSYMSITASILPIVAPVVGGWTAWHFGWQSVFSLVLVYLLAIVTLGYFVLPETLPHPVSKFKIKETISGYWHLSRNYQVISSASYNWIGYLSTLVSVSLLPFLLQDGLKLSAADYGEVMIIPSAGLLIGSLILNKLNKRFTTNQLMYLASSIMMMAGCWLVFNEMSLVNLIFGFTLLTIAQGISFPLSISMLLAPHSKQVGSVSALSGSVQMCFSGVVGGFLIKHFIDSQLSLGLFYLITGSSIALVLTHSRHKQRLAASAKCYQ
- a CDS encoding prolyl-tRNA synthetase associated domain-containing protein, which produces MNTKASLDVLLAELSIEPLRYQHPALATCDAADKLNLQREGARIKNLFLRDNPGRRHFLLLTTSDKQVDLKLLSKQLTVSRLGFASSERLNKYLGVMPGSVSLLALNNDKECHVELLIDDDIWQQEAFQCHPLINTETYVLTKAQSNLFLESTGHDVRVIDNI
- a CDS encoding LEA type 2 family protein, with protein sequence MSTWKYLVVVWILLLSGCTNIQQLRDLEVSLVKIEPVQPVGLSPRFNVHLLVTNPNAQDLNIEGISLQLNLADQKVLSGVSNQIPALTAYGETPIEIQASVNLFYIFKVLKSLNQQSAEGIEYQLKTTIDPDGFVPFNVTKEGILDEDILQGLTTISK
- a CDS encoding DEAD/DEAH box helicase — its product is MPFSKFGLNKLITQAVAELGYEQPTPIQQKAIPAILSGKNLIAAAQTGTGKTASFVLPLLQKFSHKHTLRAKRIRALILTPTRELAVQVAENVEQYGKHLHLTSMAMYGGVDMEPQKQRLIEGVDILVATPGRLLDMAHQRALHFDELEVLVIDEADRMLDMGFVNDINKIIERLPEDRQNLLFSATLSSQVRFLAKTAINYAMEISIEPEHTTAQEIEQWLTVVDKDVKSALLSHMIIENDWKQALIFIETKRGAAKLVSQLEKRGIKAESFHSGRSQAMREQLLAEFKAGDLGLLVATGVASRGIDIDDLDRVVNYDLPEEAADYVHRIGRTGRAGATGEAISFVSRDDFRNLCAIEQLLDHVIERKEVEGFEAKVGIPESILGYVPKRSQPPRRRRPAKK
- a CDS encoding sensor domain-containing diguanylate cyclase — translated: MVDNQACLSRSEQNIIDLNKWQQITDLIAELFGSASGTIVQLRENEFNVVVASQNKDNFLSRNDTWSWDIHSFCRKIIETKQQLTVEHAEMDACWKQSPLVAEGQIRSYCGLPIFWPCGELFGTLCIIDTKETEHSPALIKLLEQFCRLITADLKMLRDYQEIRDLALTDELTGIHNRRGLSFLGEQRIKEARRAKQTIGIVYLDIDHLKRINDRHGHQIGDQCIITLANVLTVNGRESDIIARMGGDEFIIMTSFSDEYDYDHHLEKLSLRILDCYKTAVSEYDTDEITSISYGHRTFNYASMTFLEEMIEETDQLMYRNKNSKR
- the dsbD gene encoding protein-disulfide reductase DsbD, whose amino-acid sequence is MKALLKVSLQVNKVIAQCCIFLMLLMSTSVSALAQSNSNTESVFLTVKQAFPFSSQIVRSNEGDKLVLSFATEPGYYLYHKRFSFKVVDGNISLAKPQYSVEAEQKQDPNFGLVKVYHQALTVTLPFTGSGSVKVNYQGCADSGLCYLPQRKTIDINSIDRSAIDRNAIEMSDVALSTAVKGQAIAPTNKLMDTVTETANDSQGLASMLAGAGRSQALLLFFILGLGLAFTPCVLPMIPILSSIIGGQGAGMTGWKGFYISLAYVLGMASSYALIGVLMATVGQGINIQAAMQQTWLLVIFAGLFVLLALAMFGVYELQLPSRLQVALNNQSQRLTGGKVFTVFMMGAISALVVSPCVSAPLAGALLYVSTTQDWLFGGGVLFVMALGMGVPLVIIGTSGGKFLPRSGPWMIRVKQGFGVMLLAIAILLVSRFSAPAVTLGLWALLIICSAMYIHSIADIQSNRLWLRHVVVFMSLVYGAMLLVGMMTGADDLADPLQHISQRNTQNVNGGSIAQARQPLFTKTASVAVIDKAIDNLTAPKVVTMVDLYADWCTSCKVMDKQVFSDMNVAAKMRSINALKFDITDNTNLQSTWMAKAQLFGPPSMLFFDADGEEIKQLRVVGEMDKQQFLAHLKLVAKAVPLS
- a CDS encoding FAD:protein FMN transferase, with translation MTIKTPYVHRFMAMTVPCEVTLIASNAAQLALDIEANTRRLEEKFNFYSDTSMLTKLINQRSCKRVVIDAETRDILLKVREYSALTQGIFDITVGTVKALLQNGTSTREQVYQAAAPYMGLAVWDIEDNTLVVNYPITRLDLGGVIKEVAVDQALAIAEQTSRGVLVNFGGDIRASGCKVDGSDFVVGVVNPHEQTQALFALPLCNQALTTSAHYARRQQFSDEESSHILASQDTHKQVISVTVVADSALQAGIMSTALTINPRLVVPEEIGFALVDAQLNVHQNTDFLL
- a CDS encoding DUF3570 domain-containing protein; protein product: MNIKLPLTLLGLVAGSVSAADHISIHHMSFEEYGDKVNAGDNLLSVEKNIGLDWTITAELGYDTVSGASPAWVSTTPPSGSHDQITQDAQNMTSEVIRAGYDPYRDNYEVRPVELEDTRYSASTNVTFRDKDRDEWTVGVNYSQEEDYKSMGANAKALFYTDSSKNRSFSLGGSILADKTLAFQEYKNGGNAQQWEDILTSSVEVGVSQVFTPNLYAIFTAYGGHKSGYLSNHYLTVLREVDIDGDGIIGDDEVFLGQDSRPDTRMSGGINVQTFYSVSDSIVVRPRYKFFADDWGVMSHQLGGKMSVKVTDWLTFAPGYFWYNQQGANFFIDPKAADPTFASTGYATSDIRLGDFNANAYELGASIKLSAKWRMNALAAYYEQSNGYASKWWAVGVTYDY
- a CDS encoding DUF4266 domain-containing protein, yielding MKHYSKLTLLASALLSVGLQAAVVETDPSGRYQVTESVSSIVYKSQQTVAELAHPSVQAKQKPEPKPEIIAESRVDAEAITAPATESTMAPTTAPTTAPTTESSMEAKVVAEPKTSAVAVITPVQVQPKPASKAPVIHPLPLKITPTLAPISPVAATMTEAKPVVNQAVKPQLPLAAVVIPKTAVVLKPPVIPTSTVMPTSVPIHPILNTTAFVAPEPRDESEEPSLFSAISDWFSVKPVKPWQKGTLAKKAMKPGGEVPEFDVFSEKVFAYKQGSIGGNGVGGGGCGCN
- a CDS encoding TlpA disulfide reductase family protein, which encodes MFKKWLVVFTLLLSSQAHAYQEGEMLSASAQAQLGLDPNRVSLIDFFAEWCVSCRAELPEVNQIVPALSALGVDVVGVDVDEDAAAGIAFQQSLGINFRVVNDDKQTLVDDFQPIGMPALYYVYQGQVLKIRYGAINHIGDVITSDLAAMGLSQ
- a CDS encoding VWA domain-containing protein, with the protein product MISLSHQRGAIALTFTFMLPAIMSLLAISVFFSMYSQVVIRAGQAVDSAVLACTYQQSDNPVVTDGILDYYRPNFVLPLLGNSVELNSRNGCQISAQYRFDPVIAGSLPIEVDGDTQISSNGLSRSKLVQSVIQNPVDFSLVLDISGSMTWDLPELKKIITDVINDIDPKSNQVRFSVVPFQTGVGITDAPWLANSSASPKCVDSLVYSGGNLDANKTVQSLNYASDRLNFNEITPDPWLDRCSETSFILPLTSDLDQVMRHVDSLETSGSSTASYQGFIWGVRTLTEQWQKEWKVVPVQSKALTQRLILFTDGDDSRRDYFNDLMAAGLCDAIQQDLNIEVSFIGFGVSADRIQQFKQCAGSRGAVFDASNSTDLAAYFKDAVNVKTTERIVFGE